The DNA sequence TTAATAGGGTGGCAGACCAGCAAACGGTGGGGGAAAAAACGATCCGCACCCTGATAGAAGATGCCCTGCGCAAAGTACCTGTTTTGGCCCCAGACAGCGGAAGAATTATAGAGAAATAATTTGTTTTTTTCAAATGCCCGCTCTTGAAGCGGGTATTTGGTTTTTGTTAGGATAAAATAGACGGTTTATGACGAATTTTGAGGAGAAAAAAATGAAAAAACTGTTCTTGTTGCTTATTTTGTCTTTTTCTGCGGCAGGCTTGTTTGCCGCTACTACGGTTATTTATCATACCAGCGATATGCATGGCTTTTATTATCCTAAGGCCGGTGTAGGCGGTGCGGCAGTACTAGCTGAATTGATAGATGAAGGGCCGGAAGATTATTTATTACTTGATTCGGGCGATTTTTCCAACGGAACAGCCGAAGCTAAAAACTCCAAAGGCTTAAAAAGTGTAGATATTATGAATAAGTTAGGTTTCCACGCGGCTACTATCGGAAACCATGAGTTCGATTTTAAAGACAAAGGTGTGGCTCCTATTCTGCAAAGGGCCCAATTTCCCCTATTGGCTGCCAATTTTTTTGAAAAAGAAACCGGTAAATATCCCGAAGGAGTAAAACCCTATCAAATTTTTGAAGTAGATGATGTTGAGGTGGCTGTAATTGGTTTGGCCAATACCAACCCGACTAACAAAAGCAAAAAATATAAATTTACTCAACCTTTACCGGCTTTGGAAAAAGTATTAAAAGAAAAAGCATTGCAACAGGTCGATATCAAAGTAGTAATCGTGCATGATGCTTTGGTAGATGAGGAACATGGTACTCAGGCCTACATTAGCCAAATTGCCGAAAAGTTTGGTGATCAAATAAACGTAGTCTTTGGTGGGCATGCTCATCATATCGTGCAGAACCATTACATCAATGGCGTGTTATTTGTAGAAAGCGGAAATTACTATCAATCCGTCAGCAAAGTAGTTATTGAAACCGACGATGAGACAGGCAAGGTGCTTTCTGCTAAATCTGAGTTGATTCCGTTAGTCGTAGAAAAAATAGGTTTAGATGATGATATGGCAGAATATGCGGAATCTTTAAAAGAGCCCGGTATGGACGAGGTATTTGGAGAAGCGGCGGAAAAAGTCAGCCGTGAGGCTTCTAATCCTCAGCACAAAGACGGTCCGCTGAATAACTGGATTGCAGATTTAGGCCGCGTGTATGCAGGGACAGAGATTTTTGTGCATAACAACGGTGGTACTCGTATCGATATGGAGAAAGGCACCATTACAAAGCGCGAAACAGTAGATATGCATCCGTTTGAAAACACCATTTTCAAAATGACCGTAGACGGAAAGTTTTTGAAATATTTAGTCAAAAAATCCTTATTGCCGCGTAGTTTATTTACTTATTCCGGTATGACGATTACCTACCGCAA is a window from the Elusimicrobiaceae bacterium genome containing:
- a CDS encoding bifunctional metallophosphatase/5'-nucleotidase → MKKLFLLLILSFSAAGLFAATTVIYHTSDMHGFYYPKAGVGGAAVLAELIDEGPEDYLLLDSGDFSNGTAEAKNSKGLKSVDIMNKLGFHAATIGNHEFDFKDKGVAPILQRAQFPLLAANFFEKETGKYPEGVKPYQIFEVDDVEVAVIGLANTNPTNKSKKYKFTQPLPALEKVLKEKALQQVDIKVVIVHDALVDEEHGTQAYISQIAEKFGDQINVVFGGHAHHIVQNHYINGVLFVESGNYYQSVSKVVIETDDETGKVLSAKSELIPLVVEKIGLDDDMAEYAESLKEPGMDEVFGEAAEKVSREASNPQHKDGPLNNWIADLGRVYAGTEIFVHNNGGTRIDMEKGTITKRETVDMHPFENTIFKMTVDGKFLKYLVKKSLLPRSLFTYSGMTITYRNKKGKIKDLKIYVNGEPVENRKQYTLATNEYIAFGGSEGWPFNRINNEKKEKVGTGNVRTILEEGIKKYSPVKAVATGRIVEVK